A DNA window from Leishmania panamensis strain MHOM/PA/94/PSC-1 chromosome 27 sequence contains the following coding sequences:
- a CDS encoding hypothetical protein (TriTrypDB/GeneDB-style sysID: LpmP.27.1380), producing the protein MRNSKVRPPPPPRRAPPGPAFVKMSSNTHIFSHTLLHLSGVALLSQQLLQVKDSVNDIKVAIVTADDSLKAISVNPAVWPSSLCDGATTGGDDVQSLAFASVTLSKLAEEEKAQDAFYASLSEMATVRAEVQKGSRDATLQRYKQQVECQLASSVVNRSLPEQQQVLLNPYSTVRRKILSTLLTVSPFTTTPNATAESLYRPTSATKTNACRPPTSSVAPPQQSSSYSIPVGSEYNSPYPFTAEGTPSSVYARYGAMTAPQQPSQTPPPVRYGAYGYESLPQNGTATDGVRYGQQQHLRRYQQQSGRPHYQAL; encoded by the coding sequence ATGCGCAACTCGAAGGTGAgacctcccccacccccccgTCGTGCGCCGCCGGGGCCGGCCTTTGTCAAGATGAGCTCCAACACGCACATTTTTTCCCAcacccttctccatctcAGTGGCGtcgcccttctctcgcagCAGCTACTTCAGGTGAAGGACTCTGTGAACGATATCAAAGTAGCCATAGTCACCGCTGATGACTCCCTCAAAGCAATCTCGGTGAATCCAGCAGTGTGGCCCTCGTCGCTCTGTGATGGTGCCACCACAGGTGGCGACGATGTGCAGTCGCTTGCCTTCGCCTCTGTGACCCTCTCCAAGCTggccgaggaagagaaggcgcaggaTGCCTTCTACGCGAGTCTCAGCGAAATGGCCACGGTGCGCGCGGAGGTGCAGAAGGGGTCTCGCGatgcgacgctgcagcgatACAAGCAGCAGGTTGAGTGTCAGCTGGCTTCCTCCGTGGTAAACCGATCGCTACCGGAGCAacagcaggtgctgctgaatCCTTACAGCACCGTGCGTCGAAAGATTCTCAGCACCTTGCTCACCGTCTCGCCATTTACTACCACACCGAATGCTACCGCAGAGTCGCTCTACAGGCCGACGTCGGCTACCAAAACCAACGCGTGCCGCCCCCCAACCTCTAGCGtcgcgccgccacagcagtcGTCGTCTTACAGCATACCTGTTGGCAGCGAGTACAACTCTCCCTACCCCTTTACTGCGGAAGGGACTCCGAGCTCGGTGTACGCGCGCTACGGTGCGATGactgcaccacagcagccgtcACAGACACCCCCGCCAGTGAGGTACGGGGCGTACGGTTACGAGAGTCTTCCGCAGAACGGAACCGCTACCGACGGCGTGCGCtacgggcagcagcagcacctgcgccgGTATCAGCAACAAAGCGGCCGGCCGCACTACCAAGCCTTGTAG